A genomic segment from Glycine max cultivar Williams 82 chromosome 1, Glycine_max_v4.0, whole genome shotgun sequence encodes:
- the LOC100801637 gene encoding SOSS complex subunit B homolog: MILLKDIVPAAQNNIDTKFIILDKGKTTVEGQNKICLALVADATAAIHFQFWGDECDAFDSGDIICLTNGIFSYQHGNLILRAGKRGKLVKVGGFTMAFVETPNMSEIHWIPDPNNSKNYIQQYVISPVSRIFPPPSDI, encoded by the coding sequence ATGATTCTTCTCAAAGACATTGTGCCTGCAGCTCAGAACAATATAGACACCAAATTTATCATTTTGGACAAAGGCAAAACCACAGTAGAAGGGCAAAACAAGATATGCCTGGCTCTTGTGGCAGATGCGACTGCAGCTATTCATTTCCAGTTCTGGGGCGACGAGTGTGATGCTTTTGATTCAGGTGACATAATTTGTCTTACCAATGGCATATTTTCGTACCAGCATGGGAACCTTATACTGAGGGCAGGGAAGAGAGGGAAACTAGTGAAGGTAGGAGGGTTCACTATGGCCTTTGTTGAGACACCAAACATGAGTGAGATTCATTGGATTCCTGACCCAAACAATTCTAAGAATTATATCCAACAATATGTAATATCTCCTGTGtcacgcatctttcctcctcCTTCTGATATATAA
- the LOC100781265 gene encoding coiled-coil domain-containing protein 130 gives MSSLAAARADNFYYPPEWEPSQGSLNKFHGQHALRERARKLDQGILIIRFEMPFNIWCGGCNSMIAKGVRFNAEKKQVGNYYSTKIWSFAMKSACCKHEIVIQTNPKNCEYVIISGAQKKTEDFDIEDAETFELPADEERGKLADPFYRLEHQEEDLKKKKEAEPVIVRLQRQSDARHSDDYYLNKTLRAQLRSQKKRVTEEENASKKRGLGIRLLPATEQDSATAKSVKFSAKFDKNRKDKRALISSESIFSGVSSYSMSDKRKRELESKRRKICATSASSLLAGRVKPSSWSQPSSKQKGTVRC, from the exons ATG TCTTCACTTGCAGCTGCTAGAGCAGACAACTTTTACTATCCTCCGGAATGGGAACCGAGTCAG GGTTCGCTGAACAAGTTTCATGGTCAACATGCCTTGCGGGAGAGGGCAAGAAAATTAGATCAGGGTATCCTGATTATAAG GTTTGAGATGCCCTTTAATATATGGTGTGGAGGATGCAATTCAATGATTGCAAAGGGTGTCCGGTTCAATGCAGAGAAAAAACAAGTTGGGAATTATTACTCAACGAAG ATATGGAGTTTCGCTATGAAATCTGCCTGCTGTAAACATGAGATTGTCATTCAGACTAATCCTAAGAATTGCGAGTATGTCATTATTAGCGGGGCCCAGAAAAAAACTGAAGATTTTGATATTGAGGATGCCGAAACTTTTGAATTGCCTGCTGATGAAG agagGGGTAAGCTTGCAGATCCATTCTACCGCCTTGAACACCAGGAAGAAGacttgaagaaaaagaaggaagctgaACCAGTGATCGTACGTCTCCAGAGGCAGTCTGATGCAAGGCATTCAGATGACTATTATCTTAATAAGACTCTCCGTGCCCAACTTAGA AGTCAAAAGAAAAGAGTTACTGAAGAAGAAAATGCTTCCAAGAAAAGAGGCCTTGGCATAAGACTTCTTCCAGCTACTGAACAAGATTCTGCCACGGCAAAATCGGTGAAATTTTCAGCAAAGTTTGACAAAAATAGGAAGGACAAGAGGGCATTGATCAGTTCTGAATCTATCTTCTCTGGAGTCTCTAGCTATTCTATGTCTGACAAGAGAAAACGAGAGCTAGAGTCAAAACGAAGAAAAATTTGTGCGACTTCAGCATCCAGCCTTCTAGCTGGTAGGGTAAAGCCATCATCATGGTCACAGCCTTCAAGCAAGCAAAAGGGAACTGTAAGATGTTAG
- the LOC102659721 gene encoding myosin-binding protein 1-like: MGTVMQKISAIFSSLAGLIKNDLTTDEVGTKSKQRITTDCGEIIELVDKLTTSEAGLESTPFSSDIGQQNPNLLDLGDAYKLAVSNSRGRPGMLVEHWLGKDSTRISEDLKILLSQFSATRGTDLSVNDISPRLSINSDEVKTSDVSNSAGIQILQKMISLERNEYGLSLDGSLVSEIEGESAVDRLKRQVDHDRKLNALYKELEEERNASAVAANQALAMITGLQEEKATLHMEALQYLRMMDEESEYETEALQKANCLLVEKEKEIEELEAKLELYRKKFPDESVLESMVDTNSEMKNVQSVKNSPLEFQDERLYISQRLKKLEKQVYFFLNIHQSRDNWLNSENDEKESLENCEKLDNNILMQETVCSPKLNSDDMGDDSSSKEPPVCKQNGELGYNGHSSPALCRNNDLSSTGSLVSDFIGRLQVLEADLSFLKHSINLSSNGEEGLKLLQEIADQLQQLRQIGIRELDQPFA; the protein is encoded by the exons ATGGGGACTGTTATGCAGAAAATATCAGCAATCTTCTCAAGTCTGGCTGGACTCATAAAAA atgaTTTGACAACTGATGAAGTAGGGACAAAATCTAAACAAAGAATAACCACAGACTGTGGGGAAATAATTGAGTTAGTTGATAAGCTGACAACATCTGAAGCAGGTTTAGAGTCAACCCCCTTTTCTAGTGATATTGGTCAGCAAAATCCCAATTTACTAGATCTTGGTGATGCCTATAAGCTAGCTGTCAGTAACAGCAGAGGAAGACCTGGCATGCTTGTAGAACATTGGCTTGGAAAGGATTCTACAAGAATTAGTGAAGATTTGAAGATATTGCTGTCACAATTTTCAGCTACTCGAGGGACTGATCTGTCTGTTAATGATATCAGTCCTAGATTGTCTATAAACAGTGATGAAGTGAAGACTTCTGATGTTTCTAACTCTGCTGGAATCCAGATACTTCAAAAAATGATTTCACTTGAGCGAAATGAATATGGTTTGTCTCTAGATGGAAGCCTTGTTAGTGAAATTGAAGGTGAAAGCGCAGTCGACAGGCTAAAAAGACAAGTTGACCATGACAGGAAACTTAATGCTTTGTATAAAGAGCtggaggaagaaagaaatgCTTCTGCAGTTGCTGCAAATCAAGCATTAGCCATGATCACAGGGCTGCAGGAAGAAAAGGCAACATTACATATGGAAGCCTTGCAATACTTAAGAATGATGGATGAGGAGTCTGAGTATGAAACAGAAGCTTTGCAAAAAGCTAATTGCCTTCTTGttgagaaggagaaagagataGAAGAGTTGGAAGCTAAGCTTGAGTTATATAGGAAGAAGTTCCCTGATGAATCAGTGCTGGAAAGCATGGTGGATACAAACTCTGAAATGAAG AATGTTCAATCTGTAAAAAATTCACCATTGGAGTTTCAAGATGAAAGGTTATATATTTCCCAACGTTTGAAGAAGTTGGAGAAGCAAGTTTACTTTTTCCTGAATATTCATCAATCTCGGGATAATTGGCTAAATTCTGAAAACGATGAAAAGGAATCTCTGGAAAATTGTGAGAAGTTGGATAATAATATTCTAATGCAAGAAACTGTTTGTTCTCCTAAATTAAATTCAGATGACATGGGTGATGATTCCTCATCCAAGGAACCTCCAGTTTGCAAGCAAAATGGTGAACTTGGATACAATGGACATAGCTCCCCTGCGCTCTGTAGGAATAATGATTTATCTTCTACTGGTAGTTTGGTTTCAGATTTTATTGGAAGGTTGCAAGTTCTTGAGGCAGATTTGAGTTTCCTTAAGCATAGTATCAACTTATCGAGCAATGGAGAAGAAGGACTTAAATTATTGCAGGAAATAGCTGATCAGCTACAACAATTACGCCAGATTGGGATAAGAGAATTAGATCAACCTTTTGCTTGA
- the LOC121174623 gene encoding uncharacterized protein: MDKSWISKARNSIDYSIGLSKFLDFAFKNGAVGETIRCPCPKCGFMKWQTRDIVEDHLLYKPFPQNYVIWDLHGEKQALESSQVEDVFQDSGVQPQNPMEMMINDAFEQFRQHDPNVGASQPLNEDEIVNDEPREDHNGFYELLNDGSQTLYEGSKYTKLEFIIKLYHIKVLCGLSDKAMTMILDLLNDTFEKAKFPPSIYEAKKIINKLGLNYKKIDACPKHCMLYLGDDEKSLDACKHCGTSRWKPNKKKKIAAKVLRYFPLKPRLQRLFTCRKTAKDMRLHVLEDNKDGLLRHPRDGEAWKTFDLIHLEFSSDPRNVR; the protein is encoded by the coding sequence ATGGATAAGTCATGGATTTCAAAGGCCCGAAACTCAATTGATTACTCCATTGGTTTGAGTAAATTCttagattttgcttttaagAATGGAGCTGTAGGAGAAACGATTCGGTGTCCATGTCCAAAATGTGGATTTATGAAATGGCAAACTAGAGACATAGTTGAAGATCACTTGCTATATAAACCATTTCCTCAAAACTATGTTATATGGGATCTTCATGGTGAAAAGCAAGCATTAGAATCTTCTCAAGTGGAAGATGTTTTCCAAGATAGTGGTGTTCAACCTCAAAACCCAATGGAAATGATGATCAATGACGCATTTGAACAATTTAGGCAACATGACCCTAATGTAGGTGCATCACAACCATTAAATGAAGATGAAATAGTAAATGATGAACCAAGAGAAGATCATAATGGCTTTTATGAGCTTCTAAACGATGGGAGCCAAACATTGTATGAAGGAAGCAAGTACACAAAACTagaatttataatcaaattatatcatataaaaGTTTTGTGTGGATTAAGCGATAAGGCAATGACTATGATATTGGATTTGTTAAATGACACATTTGAAAAAGCAAAGTTTCCTCCTTCTATTTATGAggcaaagaaaattattaacaagcttggtcttaattataaaaagatagATGCTTGTCCAAAACACTGCATGTTGTATTTGGGAGATGATGAAAAAAGTTTGGATGCTTGTAAGCATTGTGGTACATCTAGATGGAAAcccaacaagaagaagaaaatagctGCAAAGGTTTTACGTTACTTTCCATTGAAACCAAGATTGCAAAGATTGTTCACATGTCGTAAGACTGCAAAAGATATGAGATTGCATGTTTTGGAAGACAATAAAGATGGGTTGTTAAGGCATCCAAGAGATGGAGAGGCATGGAAGACATTTGATTTAATCCATCTTGAGTTTTCTTCAGATCCTCGAAATGTTCGTTGA